Proteins encoded in a region of the Vicia villosa cultivar HV-30 ecotype Madison, WI linkage group LG5, Vvil1.0, whole genome shotgun sequence genome:
- the LOC131607291 gene encoding (-)-germacrene D synthase-like isoform X2, which translates to MSVSATSSLVAPPATNNISRRSANYHPDIWGNHFIQYLLEPMEMDEIMKQITMLKENVKQMLVPTNPLRDANLIDSIQRLGLYHHFEHEIGELLQHIHNNNVQNGTITLNRNEDLHSIALVFRLLRQHGYNILSNVFEKFKNEQGNFSETLIDDVDGMLSLYEATHLRIHGEDILDEALSFTSKHLETMTTQLSPFLATKINHSLKRPLFKNLPRLMAWNYISTYEEDPSHDATLLLLAKLDFNLLQKQHQKELGDISTWWKDLDFTTKLPFARNRIVEAYFWTLGVYFESQYSVGRRIMTKVFSLTSLIDDIYDVYGTIEELQLFTHAIQRWDMSCMDFLPEYMKFCYKALLDVYEEMEQEMVKEGRAFCVNYIKNEMKKLVQTYFTELKWFSRNFIPTMEEYMALGIVHSGYYLLTATSFIAMGCIATEEAFQWLTNYPKIVNASSIIARLMNDIASNEKRGHGASSIECYMNQHGVTREDAIDELSRQVTNAWKDINEELLDSTDVPEPLLMRVLNLSRVIHVFYKDEDCYTNSQGSMKNDIINILLNPCPI; encoded by the exons ATGTCAGTTTCAGCAACATCATCACTTGTTGCTCCTCCAGCCACTAATAATATCTCTAGACGTTCGGCAAATTATCATCCAGACATATGGGGGAATCATTTTATTCAATATCTTTTGGAACCTATG GAAATGGATGAAATAATGAAGCAGATTACAATGCTAAAagaaaatgtgaagcaaatgctAGTCCCTACAAACCCCTTGAGGGATGCTAATTTGATCGATTCCATCCAACGTTTGGGGTTATACCATCATTTTGAGCATGAGATTGGAGAATTATTGCAACATATTCATAATAATAATGTTCAAAATGGAACAATAACTCTTAATCGTAACGAAGATCTTCATTCTATTGCACTTGTCTTCAGGTTATTAAGGCAACATGGATATAACATTTTGTCCA ATGTTTTTGAGAAGTTTAAGAATGAGCAAGGAAATTTCAGTGAAACACTTATTGATGATGTTGACGGAATGTTAAGTTTGTATGAAGCCACGCATTTGAGGATTCATGGAGAGGATATATTAGATGAAGCACTTTctttcacttccaaacatcttGAAACGATGACCACTCAATTGAGTCCTTTTCTTGCTACAAAAATTAATCATAGCTTAAAGAGGCCACTCTTCAAAAACTTGCCTAGACTAATGGCTTGGAATTATATTTCAACTTATGAAGAAGACCCCTCACATGATGCAACTTTGCTATTACTTGctaaattagattttaatttgcTTCAAAaacagcatcagaaagaacttggtgATATTTCAAC gtGGTGGAAAGATTTGGATTTTACAACAAAACTGCCATTTGCACGCAATAGAATAGTTGAAGCATACTTTTGGACATTGGGAGTATATTTTGAGTCACAATACTCTGTCGGTAGAAGGATAATGACCAAAGTGTTTTCATTGACGTCACTAATTGATGAtatatatgatgtttatggtaCAATAGAAGAACTACAACTTTTCACTCATGCAATTCAAAG ATGGGATATGAGTTGCATGGATTTCTTACCAGAATACATGAAATTTTGCTATAAAGCTCTTTTGGATGTTTACGAAGAAATGGAGCAAGAGATGGTCAAAGAAGGAAGAGCTTTTTGTGTCAATTATATCAAAAATGAA ATGAAAAAATTGGTCCAGACCTATTTCACTGAGTTAAAATGGTTCAGTCGTAACTTTATACCAACAATGGAAGAGTACATGGCACTAGGAATAGTACATTCTGGTTACTATCTACTCACAGCAACATCCTTCATTGCAATGGGATGCATTGCTACAGAAGAGGCTTTCCAATGGTTAACCAATTATCCCAAAATTGTTAATGCTTCATCAATAATTGCCAGACTCATGAATGATATTGCTTCCAATGAG AAGAGAGGGCATGGAGCCTCTTCTATTGAGTGCTACATGAATCAACATGGTGTAACTAGAGAAGATGCAATTGATGAACTTTCAAGACAAGTTACAAATGCTTGGAAGGATATCAATGAGGAACTTCTTGATTCAACGGATGTGCCAGAGCCTCTCCTTATGCGAGTTCTCAATTTGTCACGTGTTATTCATGTGTTTTACAAAGATGAAGATTGCTACACTAACTCTCAAGGATCAATGAAGAATGacataattaatatcttgttgaATCCATGTCCAATATGA
- the LOC131607291 gene encoding (-)-germacrene D synthase-like isoform X1 translates to MSVSATSSLVAPPATNNISRRSANYHPDIWGNHFIQYLLEPMEMDEIMKQITMLKENVKQMLVPTNPLRDANLIDSIQRLGLYHHFEHEIGELLQHIHNNNVQNGTITLNRNEDLHSIALVFRLLRQHGYNILSNVFEKFKNEQGNFSETLIDDVDGMLSLYEATHLRIHGEDILDEALSFTSKHLETMTTQLSPFLATKINHSLKRPLFKNLPRLMAWNYISTYEEDPSHDATLLLLAKLDFNLLQKQHQKELGDISTWWKDLDFTTKLPFARNRIVEAYFWTLGVYFESQYSVGRRIMTKVFSLTSLIDDIYDVYGTIEELQLFTHAIQRWDMSCMDFLPEYMKFCYKALLDVYEEMEQEMVKEGRAFCVNYIKNEMKKLVQTYFTELKWFSRNFIPTMEEYMALGIVHSGYYLLTATSFIAMGCIATEEAFQWLTNYPKIVNASSIIARLMNDIASNEFEQKRGHGASSIECYMNQHGVTREDAIDELSRQVTNAWKDINEELLDSTDVPEPLLMRVLNLSRVIHVFYKDEDCYTNSQGSMKNDIINILLNPCPI, encoded by the exons ATGTCAGTTTCAGCAACATCATCACTTGTTGCTCCTCCAGCCACTAATAATATCTCTAGACGTTCGGCAAATTATCATCCAGACATATGGGGGAATCATTTTATTCAATATCTTTTGGAACCTATG GAAATGGATGAAATAATGAAGCAGATTACAATGCTAAAagaaaatgtgaagcaaatgctAGTCCCTACAAACCCCTTGAGGGATGCTAATTTGATCGATTCCATCCAACGTTTGGGGTTATACCATCATTTTGAGCATGAGATTGGAGAATTATTGCAACATATTCATAATAATAATGTTCAAAATGGAACAATAACTCTTAATCGTAACGAAGATCTTCATTCTATTGCACTTGTCTTCAGGTTATTAAGGCAACATGGATATAACATTTTGTCCA ATGTTTTTGAGAAGTTTAAGAATGAGCAAGGAAATTTCAGTGAAACACTTATTGATGATGTTGACGGAATGTTAAGTTTGTATGAAGCCACGCATTTGAGGATTCATGGAGAGGATATATTAGATGAAGCACTTTctttcacttccaaacatcttGAAACGATGACCACTCAATTGAGTCCTTTTCTTGCTACAAAAATTAATCATAGCTTAAAGAGGCCACTCTTCAAAAACTTGCCTAGACTAATGGCTTGGAATTATATTTCAACTTATGAAGAAGACCCCTCACATGATGCAACTTTGCTATTACTTGctaaattagattttaatttgcTTCAAAaacagcatcagaaagaacttggtgATATTTCAAC gtGGTGGAAAGATTTGGATTTTACAACAAAACTGCCATTTGCACGCAATAGAATAGTTGAAGCATACTTTTGGACATTGGGAGTATATTTTGAGTCACAATACTCTGTCGGTAGAAGGATAATGACCAAAGTGTTTTCATTGACGTCACTAATTGATGAtatatatgatgtttatggtaCAATAGAAGAACTACAACTTTTCACTCATGCAATTCAAAG ATGGGATATGAGTTGCATGGATTTCTTACCAGAATACATGAAATTTTGCTATAAAGCTCTTTTGGATGTTTACGAAGAAATGGAGCAAGAGATGGTCAAAGAAGGAAGAGCTTTTTGTGTCAATTATATCAAAAATGAA ATGAAAAAATTGGTCCAGACCTATTTCACTGAGTTAAAATGGTTCAGTCGTAACTTTATACCAACAATGGAAGAGTACATGGCACTAGGAATAGTACATTCTGGTTACTATCTACTCACAGCAACATCCTTCATTGCAATGGGATGCATTGCTACAGAAGAGGCTTTCCAATGGTTAACCAATTATCCCAAAATTGTTAATGCTTCATCAATAATTGCCAGACTCATGAATGATATTGCTTCCAATGAG tttGAGCAGAAGAGAGGGCATGGAGCCTCTTCTATTGAGTGCTACATGAATCAACATGGTGTAACTAGAGAAGATGCAATTGATGAACTTTCAAGACAAGTTACAAATGCTTGGAAGGATATCAATGAGGAACTTCTTGATTCAACGGATGTGCCAGAGCCTCTCCTTATGCGAGTTCTCAATTTGTCACGTGTTATTCATGTGTTTTACAAAGATGAAGATTGCTACACTAACTCTCAAGGATCAATGAAGAATGacataattaatatcttgttgaATCCATGTCCAATATGA
- the LOC131602437 gene encoding formin-like protein 5 yields MGILNYMVVINFSFCVLLVFYLVAAGSFVVKKETPDGFVRELFDSASGLFDEHTAKVLRTTCCEDLIHLKEEVGYRDLCLPLEFYASTNKLSSTIQPLAQTEIQKLLGALHPHIKESFLHCLRKNNLQLRVSGEEDDYKIQHVTNTGYLFSTSSILRKNPGRVLLQHISEPPSPGPAAGSPAPSLTPPPEPSPTPSPGPSLSPSPAPVPLLPQPPPPPSSPTPFFPRLTPPDAADISAPPSPVTNGEEDKSSKKRTVVLSVVITLSVIFIAAALFFLCCRKNARLRRNDERPLLSLSMNDYSFGPSNQAFGNSTKAEKHGFQSSSNNLVDNKKTSLQENQSIGAHTISASPFELKPPPGRVGAIHSGIPPLRPPPGRMNPLPPEPPSFRPSSNTAVAAAAASPPQQSSVGSARPPTAPSPPQSTLAGATPGPPRPPLPPGPPGASPRPPPSPAPPGAKPGPPPPPPPGAKPGPPPPPPPAPLGAKPGSRPPPPPPKIGVAPPRPPIGPKASGPKASLNAEAAGADSSKAKLKPFFWDKVQANSDQSMVWNEIKSGSFQFNEEMIETLFGYNAANKNNGQRQKESSSSQDPSPQYIQIVDKKRAQNLLILLRALNVTMEEVCDALYEGNELPSEFLQTLLKMAPTSDEELKLRLFNGDLSQLGPADSFLKALVDIPFAFKRMEALLFMGTFKEELTTTKESFAVLEVACKELRNSRLFLKLLEAVLKTGNRMNDGTYRGGAQAFKLDTLLKLSDVKGTDGKTTLLHFVVQEIIRSEGIKAARAAKERQGLSSIKTEEVLEDSARETEEDHYRELGLEMVSHLSSELENVRRGSVLDADSLRATAAKLGHGLLKAKDLLNKNLKNVEDDRGFRETVESFVQDAEADVMKLLEDEKRVTALVKSTGDYFHGNAAKDDGLRLFVVVRDFLIMLDKVCKEVRDAQKKPAKPRKQETSRGLSPPDTRPSPSDYRQRLFPAIAERRIDDLSSDDESP; encoded by the exons ATGGGAATTCTGAACTATATGGTTgttattaattttagtttttgcGTTCTTTTAGTTTTCTATCTTGTAGCAGCTGGTAGCTTTGTAGTTAAGAAGGAAACACCAGATGGTTTTGTTAGAGAACTATTTGATTCAGCGTCTGGATTGTTCGACGAGCATACG GCAAAGGTATTACGGACCACATGCTGTGAagatttaattcatttaaagGAAGAGGTTGGATATCGTGATTTATGTCTTCCACTGGAATTCTATGCTAGTACCAATAAACTTAGTTCCACGATTCAACCTTTGGCACAAACAGAAATCCAAAAATTGCTTGGTGCTTTGCATCCTCACATCAAGGAAAgctttcttcattgtttgagaaaAAATAATCTCCAATTACGTGTCTCAGGAGAAGAGGATGATTACAAGATACAGCATGTCACTAATACGGGATACCTGTTTTCCACATCTAGTATTCTTAGAAAAAATCCGGGCCGCGTTTTGCTCCAGCACATATCAGAACCACCTAGTCCAGGCCCTGCAGCTGGATCACCTGCACCTAGTCTCACTCCACCACCTGAGCCCAGTCCGACTCCATCGCCTGGACCCAGTTTATCTCCATCACCTGCTCCAGTGCCTCTACTTCctcaacctcctcctcctccttcgTCACCAACCCCATTTTTTCCCAGACTGACACCGCCAGATGCTGCTGATATTTCTGCTCCTCCATCTCCTGTAACGAACGGGGAGGAAGATAAGTCAAGTAAAAAGAGAACAGTTGTTCTTTCTGTAGTAATAACTTTATCAGTGATATTTATAGCTGCAGCATTGTTCTTTTTGTGCTGTCGTAAGAATGCCCGGCTTAGACGAAATGATGAGAGGCCTCTTCTCAGTTTGAGCATGAATGACTATTCTTTTG GTCCTTCCAATCAGGCATTTGGAAATTCGACAAAAGCGGAGAAACATGGGTTTCAGTCATCAAGTAATAATTTAGTAGACAACAAGAAGACCTCGctgcaagaaaatcaatcaatagGAGCTCATACTATTTCCGCATCACCATTTGAATTAAAACCTCCTCCAGGGAGAGTGGGAGCTATCCATTCTGGAATACCACCTTTAAGACCTCCTCCAGGCAGAATGAATCCGCTTCCGCCGGAGCCACCTTCATTTAGACCATCTAGCAATACTGCTGTCGCTGCGGCTGCTGCATCTCCTCCTCAACAGTCTAGTGTTGGCAGTGCTCGACCTCCTACTGCTCCTTCACCCCCACAATCAACACTAGCTGGTGCCACACCTGGTCCTCCTCGTCCTCCACTACCCCCTGGCCCGCCTGGTGCCAGTCCCCGTCCTCCACCATCCCCAGCACCACCTGGTGCTAAACCTGGTCCTCCTCCCCCACCACCACCTGGTGCTAAACCCGGTCCTCCTCCCCCACCACCACCAGCACCACTTGGTGCTAAACCTGGTTCTcgtccacctcctcctcctcctaagATCGGTGTAGCTCCTCCTCGACCACCGATTGGCCCGAAGGCTAGTGGACCAAAAGCTTCACTGAATGCTGAAGCAGCTGGAGCTGATAGTTCTAAAGCCAAACTAAAACCATTTTTCTGGGACAAGGTTCAAGCTAATTCAGATCAATCAATGGTTTGGAATGAGATCAAATCAGGATCATTCCA GTTTAACGAAGAGATGATAGAGACACTTTTTGGTTATAATGCTGCAAATAAAAACAATGGTCAACGACAAAAGGAGTCTTCCTCCTCCCAAGATCCTTCTCCCCAGTATATCCAGATCGTTGACAAAAAGAGAGCACAAAATTTATTAATTCTGTTGCGAGCATTGAATGTGACAATGGAAGAAGTTTGCGATGCACTCTATGAAG GAAATGAGCTACCATCGGAATTTCTCCAAACCTTGTTGAAGATGGCACCGACATCAGACGAAGAACTTAAGCTTCGACTTTTTAATGGTGATCTGTCTCAACTTGGCCCTGCTGACAGTTTCCTTAAAGCTCTGGTTGACATTCCCTTTGCTTTTAAGCGAATGGAAGCACTGCTTTTTATGGGAACATTTAAAGAGGAACTCACTACTACTAAGGAGTCTTTTGCAGTTTTAGAG GTTGCTTGTAAGGAACTAAGAAACAGCCGTCTTTTCCTCAAACTTCTTGAAGCTGTTCTCAAAACTGGAAACCGTATGAACGACGGAACATACCGTGGCGGTGCACAAGCATTTAAACTTGATACACTTTTGAAATTATCTGATGTAAAAGGAACAGATGGCAAGACTACACTCTTACACTTTGTTGTTCAAGAGATTATCCGCTCCGAGGGTATAAAAGCTGCCCGAGCAGCAAAAGAGAGGCAGGGTTTGTCCAGTATTAAAACAGAAGAAGTTCTTGAGGATAGTGCACGTGAAACAGAAGAAGACCACTACCGCGAACTTGGTCTTGAGATGGTTTCACATTTGAGCAGTGAGCTCGAAAATGTTAGAAGAGGATCTGTTCTAGATGCGGACAGCTTAAGAGCAACCGCTGCCAAACTTGGCCACGGTCTCTTGAAAGCCAAAGACTTACTGAACAAAAACCTGAAGAATGTGGAGGACGATCGAGGGTTTCGTGAGACAGTGGAAAGTTTTGTCCAGGATGCAGAGGCTGATGTTATGAAACTGCTTGAAGATGAGAAGAGAGTTACAGCTCTGGTGAAGAGCACTGGCGATTACTTTCACGGGAATGCTGCAAAGGATGATGGCCTGCGATTGTTTGTAGTAGTGAGAGACTTCTTAATAATGCTTGATAAGGTATGCAAGGAGGTGAGAGATGCACAGAAGAAACCAGCAAAACCTCGAAAACAAGAAACTTCACGAGGATTGTCTCCGCCTGATACACGTCCATCGCCTTCTGATTATCGTCAGCGGCTCTTTCCAGCTATAGCTGAAAGGAGGATAGATGACCTTAGTTCAGATGATGAGAGTCCTTAG
- the LOC131605395 gene encoding uncharacterized protein LOC131605395 codes for MAHGGIKNRREAHMSSWWRDIVALDSAKPEGFFNLNCKVSVGNGFTTSFWFSNWTRQGILKDLFTLLFISSVLQQVSVALMGSWQEGVWVWGCFGLQHNSSNSQHTDSLSATDVVANSQGEGHNFFTPWNEQLARLMQDLQEVELDFNSQDTIQWMEGDDGSFSVKHCYKILNARHYPYGPLGEFDKAYQTVWKMEVPLKIKAFGWRCFIDRIPTSSGLSSKGIILISSSSCVFCCNHDDFSAHLLLLCHNVDLVWREIADWIGFEDYKARDFKESFLKWYYFGKKSYVRKGKEGVVWLAVLWHLWTVRNRIVFRGDSWNISNIVWGVKALVWRWAFVRKIRQPNCTFYEFSRNLLMYLS; via the coding sequence ATGGCTCATGGAGGAATAAAAAATAGGAGGGAGGCTCATATGTCGTCTTGGTGGAGAGATATCGTGGCTCTAGATTCAGCTAAACCTGAGGGTTTCTTTAATTTAAATTGCAAGGTTTCAGTGGGGAATGGATTCACCACATCTTTCTGGTTTTCTAATTGGACAAGACAAGGCATTCTAAAAGATTTATTTACTCTGTTGTTCATTTCTTCTGTCTTGCAGCAGGTTTCTGTGGCTTTGATGGGTTCGTGGCAAGAGGGCGTTTGGGTGTGGGGCTGTTTCGGTTTGCAACACAACTCTTCAAACAGCCAGCACACTGATTCTCTTTCAGCAACTGATGTTGTAGCAAACAGTCAGGGAGAAGGGCACAATTTTTTCACACCTTGGAATGAACAACTCGCGCGGCTGATGCAGGACTTACAGGAGGTGGAATTAGACTTTAATTCCCAGGACACAATTCAGTGGATGGAGGGTGATGACGGAAGCTTCTCGGTTAAACATTGCTACAAAATTCTGAATGCTAGACATTATCCATACGGTCCATTGGGGGAGTTTGATAAAGCTTATCAAACCGTTTGGAAGATGGAGGTGCCATTGAAAATAAAGGCTTTCGGATGGCGTTGTTTCATTGACAGAATCCCGACATCAAGTGGTTTATCTTCAAAAGGTATCATTCTGATTTCCTCTTCCTCTTGCGTCTTCTGCTGCAATCATGATGATTTTTCGGCTCATTTGTTGCTGCTATGTCACAATGTTGATTTGGTGTGGAGAGAAATAGCGGATTGGATCGGTTTTGAGGACTATAAAGCGAGAGACTTTAAGGAAAGCTTTTTGAAATGGTATTATTTCGGAAAAAAGTCTTATGTTCGTAAGGGAAAGGAAGGAGTTGTTTGGTTGGCGGTATTGTGGCATCTATGGACGGTTAGAAACAGAATAGTTTTTAGGGGCGATTCATGGAATATTTCCAATATTGTTTGGGGGGTGAAGGCTCTGGTTTGGCGATGGGCTTTTGTTAGGAAAATTAGGCAACCCAATTGTACTTTTTACGAATTTAGTAGGAATCTCCTAATGTATCTTTCGTAA